From the Aptenodytes patagonicus chromosome 25, bAptPat1.pri.cur, whole genome shotgun sequence genome, the window GGCGCTGGGACCCACTGGCGCTGGGACCCATGGGCATTGGGCACTGGGACCCCCTGGCGCTGGGACCCACTGGCGCTGGGACCCATGGGCATTGGGCACTGGGACCCACTGGTGCTGGGACCCCCTGGCGCTGGGACCCATGGGCATTGGGCACTGGGACCCACTGGCGCTGGGACCCACTGGCGCTGGGACCCATGGGCATTGGGCACTGGGACCCCCTGGCGCTGGGACCCATGGGCATTGGGCACTGGGATCCACTGGTGTTGCACCCCTGGGCGTTGGGCCCGCTCGCATTGGGCACCCCAGGCACTGGGAACCGGGGACTCATCTTGCACTGGGACCTGTTGGTGCTGGGCATCACCAGGACCCCACCAGCGGTGAACACCCCGGGCACTGGGACCGGCACCTTGGGCATCACGCACCAGGCACGCCATCGGCAATGGGCACTGGGACCCACCGGTGCTGGGCACAGGGACCCATGGGTGCTGGGCACTGGGACCCACTGGTGGCAGCAGCCACTGAGCACCAGCACCCGCCAGTGTTGGGCACCCCAGGCCTCGGACACCAGGACCTACTGGATTTGGACACCTCACCCACGGGTACGGGGCACCCACGGGCACTGGGACCCACGGGCATTGAGCACTGGGACCCACTGGTGTTGGCACCCCGAGTGTCAAGCACCGGGACACCTCCTACAAGCCTTGGGTGCCACCACGGGCACCAGGGTGGGTAGGACCTGGCACCCACGAGCGCACGGGGACCGCCGGGCTACCTCAGGATGTTCTCGATGCAGCTGCGCTGGCGGAAGAGGGCGTTGACGACGGGGGTGCCCTCGGGCACCAGCGGGGCCTTGCAGAGGAAGGCAACGATGGAGAGGACACTGTGGAAGCCTGGAACTCGGGGTCGGCCTCGGTGCAGAAGGTGACGCGCTGGCACAGCTCCGTGAGGATGGCCAGGTCCAGGATGATGGGGCTGGCCAGCAGCGAGTCCTGCGGGCACCAAGGGGCGGAAGGTGAGCCACCCGCCGGGGACATGCCACCCCCAGGGCCACCCGGCCACCCCACCCACCCTCGCATGTGTTGTGGATGACAATGGTGTTGGTGCCGCCCATCATGATCTCCGACGTGTACTCGTCCAGCGCGCGCTTGCTGTCCCCCACGTAGGGCACGTACTTGATCACCACCTGTGAAGCGACGTCCCGTCACCTCCCCCGTCACCCCCATCGTCATCGTGTGTCGCCCCCTGGCCCCCAACTCACGCAGTGGTCGGGCTTGTCCTGGGGGCCGTAGAGGACAGGGTTGGCCTGGACCGTGTCGTCCACCACGTTGCTCTTGGAGATCTCCTTGGAGCGAAACTGCTGCGGGGCCGAGAGGTTCTTCCCGTCGTTGTTCCCAGGTGGTTGTAGCTCACGATGGACTTGGTctgggcagggggtgcaggcaggtcACCCCCCCGTCACCCCCCATCACGGGCAGGtcccccccgggctgccccgTCCCCACGTACCTGAGTCCAGCGCCCACCAAGAAGTCCACCAGCACCGACTTGAGCTTGGTCTGACCTGACTTGAAGTCGTCGCCGCAGATGAAGACGTGGAGCTGGGTGGCCAGCTCCACCACCCCCGGCACGAAGGTGTTCTGGGGGGAGCCATTGATGTAGGCGCAGCCCTCCAGGATGCTGCCACGGCAAAGGAGTGGACGGGGACACCTCCAGGCCTCGCTGCGGGGACATGAGGCGGCTCAGCACTAGCAGAGCGGTGTCGTCACCCCCCCGgtcccctcccctgtcccctgACCTCGATGGCCCACAGCAAGTTGGCGGCGGTGTCATTGAGCCCCGGCACAACGTCGCAGAAGCGCTCCGTGTTGGCCGTCCAGAGGACGATGACTTTGTCCACCCCACTGGTCTCCTTGAAGTCCTGGATGTCCCTGCGGATCTGTTCCACCTGGGACACCACCGAGGGGACATCAGCGCGGCGGCATCCCCCCGTCACCTGTGTCCCCCCCATTGCCACCACCCCACCAGGACCTGCTCAGCCATAGACCCGCGGAGGACGTTGTCCGCCCGCTCCTCCTGGTTGGCGGCGATGAACTCGGGGATGTAGATGGAGGGTCGGGGCTTCATCTTCTCCAGGTGGggccagagctgctcctgcagcgGCCAGTCCAGCACCTCCGCCCGCCGCATGGCCTCCGCCAGGTTCAGCGAGGAGATGTCCCAGCCTGGGGGACCAGGGGTGATCAACCACTCAGGGTCCCCCACCCCATTGCGGGggtcctcccctgccccccacctaCGTCGAAGACGATGTCATTGGGGTGCACCATGGGCAGCAGGTCACGGAAGGCACGTAGACGTCGCCGGCGGGGCCGTGCCCAGGCAGACGGTGGAGGCTTGGAGCAGGGAGCCGTAGTAGTTGGCTTTCTGGGATGGAGAACATGAGGATGAGCCACAGGCACGGGGGGGttccccagcacccccaaaccgaggggccagggctgcagacCACCTCCGTGGGGGCAGAGAGGAGATCGGGGTGCAGGACCAGGTGCAGATGGGAACAGCTGAGttccgtgtccccatccctgcggaCGCCCGGGTCCTGGGACCTCGCTGGGTCCCGCCGGGGACACCCACCTTGCGCCCCGTCTTGGTCATCCAGGACAGCCCCAGCTTGTTGGCCAGCACAGCCGCCGTCACTGTCGTGCCGTTGTTGCCCCCCCAGCCCACCAGCATCACCCCTAGACGGGGGACCTGCCGCCCCCGTCCGGAAGGGTGAAGCGGGTCGAGCACGGCCGCACCTGTGGGACAGAGACGGGGGACACGTGGGGACGAGTAGAGCCACCGCcgagcccccccccgccagcccctctgCCCCACCCTGCCCGTACCTTGGTGACGCCGTTCTCCTTGCAGACGTGCACGGTGCTGTACGTGTACTTGGCCTCGATGAAGTCCTTGCTGTACGTGATGTCGGGGCTCTCCACAAGGAATGTCTCTGCCATTGTTCCCAGAGCTGGAATAGGAGGAAATGGGTGTCAGCCCTGCAGGCCTGGCACgccggccccccccaccccccacccccgggcccccggccctgccgggaCGCGACTCCAGCACCActccctgccaggctgtgccGCCGGTGGGGACCGTTGGCTCCCTGCCCTGCGGCCTCccagagcggcggcggcggcggcggggctgccacCCGCGGCCCCTTCCCACGCGCGTCCCGCACCGGACGCTGCCCTCGGGACAGGCGGGGAGGCAGGGGGGGGGTgatcacccccacccccccaaaccgggtcccccccagccccaggatcTCACTGAGCCCCCAGCAAGCCGGGAGGGTGCAGGGTCCCCGTCCTGCTCGGGGCAGGCAGGaagctgtccctgctgtcccctccccgggggtggcagggggcacagGAGGGCGTGGGGAACTAGGGATGCTctcaggggacatggggacagggctgtcccCACTCCTTGGGAtgcaggggacatggggaccacGACTGTCCCCACTCCCTGGGGTGccagggggtgcaggggacatGGGGTGTCCAGCACCCTGGGGTGGCAGAGGGTGcaggggacatggggaaggagGTGTTCCTGCACCCTGGGGTGGCAGAGGGTGCaggggacatggagatggggctgtccctgcaccctggggtgccAGAGGGTGCAGGGGACAAGGGGATCGGGGCTGTccctgcaccctggggtgccgggggacacggggacgAGGGCTGACCCTGCCGCCCCAGCGTGTCCGGGGCACGGGGGAACGCGGCCTgggccgcccccgctccccgggACCGAAGACCAAACCCCctcccgggccgcccccgccctccccgcgggcactcaccgggccgggccgggccgggcgcgctGGAGGCGGCGgagccggtggcggtggcggtgctGCCCCGCGGGGGATGATGCGATCGCGGCGGCTGCggccgccccggctcccgccgcTTAATCGGCTCCCAGGacccgccccccccgccggccccgcccccccaaaCCGGCccccgcgcgcccccccccccgcacgtGCCCCGCCGCCACCGGCACCGGCGCccccggacacccccccccccctttccggacccccccggtcccggccccgcggcaggtgcgggggcggccccgggccccgccggcggctcttaccggggggggggggcggcggcagcgggaggcGAAGGCGGAGGGGAGCGGCCGCTGACCCGGGAAGGGGAAgtggcgccggggccggggcccgggccggggccgggggtcccgcCGCCGCCTTCCGGCTATTGACTGCCCGGGCCGGCGGcttcccgcgccgccggggcCCTGTGCCTTCCCACGGGCACCGTCCCACCGTGCCGCTCCCacggtgctgccagccctgccccggcaccGGTGTCCTGCagcccccggcaccggcaccccaCTGCCCCCGGCACGGGCACCCCAGAGCCCCCGGTACCCTGCTTGCCGCAGGCACGGGCATCTCAGCACCggcaccctgcagcccccggcaTGGGCACCCCAAAGGTCACGGCACCAGCACCCTTGCAGCCCCTCACGTGGGCACCCCAGAGCCCCTGGCACCGGCACCCCAGCATCCTGCAGCCCCCAGTATGGGCACCCAGAAAACCACGGCATCAGCATTctggcaccctgcagcccccggcaTGGGCACCCCGAAGGCCATGGCAGTgacaccctgcagcccccagcatggGCACCCCGAAGGCCATGGCAGTgacaccctgcagcccccagcatggGCACCCCGcatcccctggcacagctccccccaccccccaaccccccGGTCCCCCCGCCGCCCCTTGCCACGGCTGCCCCTCCAgcttcccctgccccacagcccccgtCCCGGGTAGCCGCCGGCGGCGATGCCGGGGGGCAGCCAGGCCCCTTGTGAGGCCGCACCCCACATGTCGGCCATGGGAGCGCTGGGGGTGCCCGGGGGCCGCTCCCGGCCGCCGCGGAGAAAGGGCAGCACACCAGCGAGGGACCGTGGCtggctccccgctccccggcccccggGGGCCCGGCTGCCTTTCAATGGGCAGGCCCCGCTTCAAAGGAGCCCCCGGAGCAGGAGCAACGCCCGGGCgggccccggccccttccccaccCTCGCTCCCCGCAGACGTGGCGAggacagctctgctccctgccgcagccacccacccgcccgcccgcccggggcccTGGCTCCATGGGGGGGGGACGCTGGCATCGTCACCCATCTTCCCGGCATGGAGCGGGACGGGACCCACCGGGGCCAACCCCGGGGGCACCTGCCGCCGGCCGGGAacggggcggccgcggggagaggcggcggcggcggcaggcatGGCGGTGCCGGGGGGCCGCGTCCGGCCCCCTTGGCCATGGAGGAACAATGATCCCTTGGTGCCGGGCTGGAGGACAAAACGAGCCCCGCGCTGGAATGCCAGTGCCTCAGCAAattattgaaacaaaaataacatttctttgtaCAATAATCCTGGGGCGGGGAGGGTccgggcagcgctgccagggGCCCAGAACTGGTATTTTTccactgctttccttttttttttttttcctttgccccCCTCCCATAACTCCCACCATTGTTCCTTCCCCCATTCCCTTCCCACTCCTCCCACGCTCGGCACCGCATGAGCGGGGCTCCCTTGTTCCTGCTTGCCCAACGCGTTCATGGGCCGGGAGCCCGGGCCGGCCGCCCAGCGCCTTCGCTCCCCAGCTGCCGGGGGCTGGCGGAGGGCCAGGCGAGCCACGGAGCCATAGCGACCGGCCCGCTCCCCCAGCAATGGTGCCCACCCTCCCCGTTCCAGCAgatcccccatccccagggacgGGCACCCAGGGCAcgaagctccccccccccccccccccccccccccgggagccccCCGTtgtgggagctggggcagcacaAACTCCCCGGTGGTTCATTATAAACAGGTTCAGGGCCTGATTCTGCGCGAGCCGGCGCTGCTGGCAGAGATGCTCCCTGCGCTGGGAAGGGCTCGGCCGcggggggatgcaggcaggagcccccctcgcctcccccagcaggtcAAGGCCAACCCAAGCAGCCCCAGATTTATGTCCTACAGACGCAAACAGCCCTGGCGCTCCCTGGCCACGTTTTCCTCCGTTcacgtttgggttttttcccctcgtGTAAAACAATCCCCAAGCTCTGACCCTTCGTTATCTTTGCCTGCGCCGGCTGCTCGCAGCTCCtcgtcctctcctccctctccccaagcCCTCACCCTCCGGGTGCTGCGTGCCCAAGGACGGACCCACGCATGGAAAGGGCGATTCGGGGTGGTCGTGCTCGGCGGTGgaggtgcagcagctgctctgcaagAGGGACCAGCACCATCGGACCGTGTCAAGGACAAATTATTCTAATGAGCTTCCTCCTGTAAACGAGCCGCGAGCAAAAGGTGCacggggaaaaaacccacagtgctTTTGCCATGTTTTAAGCATCACTCAAAGCTGACCGGGGCAGCCAGGACACTGCGGGGTCATCTCTGCCTTCCCACGTGTGTGTGTGACCCTAATTTAAGGGCAGCTTGTGCCTGACATTGTCCAAGTGACACTTTTCCCAGGCGTGACCTGAATTATCAGAGCCCAGGGCTCCTCGTGAACCTGCACAGTGGGCTCAGCTTCGGCGCGCAGGAGGGACGCACGGACGCAGCCTAAAATAGATGCCGCTCCTCGTCCCCCCACGCCGCGGTCCCCAGGGAGGGCTGGCAGCCGGGCTCCCAGCTGGGTGCAGATAAGGAGACAGCGGCAGGAGCCGGGCTGGCTCTGGCACAGCAGACGCAGCCAGTAAATTTCCACTGGGGCAGCTCCGAGTTAACGAGCTCAGTGCGTGACCCCAGccagagcaggagctgccagcGGTCGAGAGGAATTCCCCAGGAAAGCTGGGacgggaggggacagggaccctTCCTGCCTGAGCGTCCCCACGCAGGTCCCAGGGGACAGGACCCAGCCTTTAACCAGATGAacaccccagagcagcccccaggggTGAAGCTCACATGAGTGAGGAATAAAAGATGGTAAAAGGGGGGGCCGGGGTGTGGAGCTTGGCTCAGAGGTGACATTTGCAACTATAAACCTGATGATTTGGGGATCTGCGAGAGCGTCAGCTCGCCCAACGCGTCTCGGCTCTCGCTCCGTAGCCAAGTGTCCCATGCGAGCAAACCCGTGCCGGCCGTGGGAGCATCGCCGCCCCGCGCAGGTGCTCGTGCTGTTGTGTCAACTCCAAGGTCAAGGCTGGCGAGACAGGACGGAGCAGAGCCCTCGCTGTTCCCccccacctttaaaaaaaaaaaagccaaggcaGTTGCAAGACGTTTCATTGCtggattattttctctttctccattaTTTTGCTATTTTGGAGGTAGAATCCAGAATCCTGCACTAAAACAAAGCGGGCTGTAGATGAACACGGGCTCGTTACGTACACGGGTGGATCAAGCAAGACCTACTGCCGGCACTTTTGGCCTCGAGACCAGTGAACTTGCGACCGTCAGCCCTATTAGAGGAGGGGATCCCAAAGCAGGGCAGCACAGCAACcgctgaaggaaaacagaagctatTCAGAGCATATTACGGTACTGAGCAGTTACTGGagtgtttttcattttgcctgCTCCAGCCGCAGTGAGCAGACgacccagggatgctgcagaagCCAGGACCGGAGCAAGCAGCCACggtgacagcagaaaaaaaaaaaaaagggacaaagcCTCGGTACAACCGAGATGCCGTTTGTATCCTGAGCTTTAGCCGGATGATTCAGACCCGCGGGTGGAGGTGGGAGCTCCAGCAGCGTGGACGAGGCAGCGCAGTGGCAGCGTCTATGCCAGGCTCATCCCCACCTCGCTGCTCTGGCAGCATTGACgtccctgctccagctccctaCGGACGTGACTCACCCCCCACGCGAGCGAGCTCAGACGTCAAACCCAGCTCAGCTCACTGGGAGGGAAAACGCAGCAGCCCCTTCCGCAGACGCAGAGCGGCCGAGGGGAGGCACCTGAACCAGGTCCGGACCCTCCCCAGGAGCTCCAGACCAGGGCTATGTGCTGTCAGAAAGAGCCGCCATAACCTAGGAAGCTCCAGCACCGTCGATCCCGAGGGAAAAAGCAGCAAGGCCCTCGCCTGCCGACACCACCTCTCTGCCCAGCTCCGAGCCCTCCCGCCACTCCTGCCGAGCCCCGTCTGCCCAGGGCCCTGCGCCCTTCCAGGCTGTCGTGCTCCGTGCTCGTAGGACCCCTCTGAACCTCCACGCTGACACCAGCGATGGGTGCCTCTTCCAAagcagcttcccccccccaaaaaaaatggACACTAATGCATTGGAGGGGGAAgagccccagctcctgccacTGCAGAGAGATGCGAATCCCACCGGAGCACCAGGAAAAGCTTCCCCAAAGAGCAAGGCTGCTCCGCGGCAGCATTTCTGGGCGAGAGCTCTCCCCGCGCGCAGCAAGCGGCTCGCAAATGGATGGCCCACACCGAGCACCTTTTCCTTCCCGCATTTCTTACCTACCGCTCCGATACTTTAACTCACTCAACTGACTCGGCTCCTTTAAGTTTCCTGCTTTCAAACTCCACGCCAGCCACTTATCACCTTTCCCTTTTGAGTTTTCTTGCAGTaagaagcactgaaaagaaatacaCAACCTTATTGTTCGCTTGTTTTCCAATACAGTGAATTTATTATATGTTGCAAAATCAGCATTCAGCTTTTTAGTGTACAAAAAAGACACTAGCTCTTAAGAAAAGATTAGGAAAGCTGAAGACTATGCTGCCTTTAAATTGTAACAttttggcaaagtgaaaagctcTTTTGTAAACTCCAACTCCATGGCTCAATATAGTTTTATCCACAGTACAATATTACAAAGTAAAACACAGTATCAATAAGTTAAGATCATACTTAATCACCTAGAACTGGTTTCTATTAACCCAAAAAGCACAAAATTTGCCTAGCTTCATAAtctctaaagaaagaaaaagaaaaaaaaggcatattcGACTACAATTCTTTAACACAGTCCGAAAGAAAAGTGAAGCAGAAAGTTGTTGAATGCTAATTGGGTCTCACAGTTTGgatattcattaaatattttcagtttttatattCAAATTTTAGAAGTTCCAGAATATACATGTAAATGTACACAATACATCTTTGTATACAACTCTGTTTGCAAAAATATCTTATAGCAGATGTATAAAGACTGAGATCCATCTctatccccctcccccccaaagcaacaaaaaaaacccccattcaAAATATTAAGGATCAGAAGGAGAAGTGTTTCCACGGAAGAATTTACTCATCCTGGGTTTGTAGCTGCTGCCTCTTCCGCCATCCGAGTTCCGGGCTCCTCACGCACTGCAGTCGGAGATGAAGTCCCACCAAGCCCCGTGGCTCGGCGcgctgctgcggggggggggacgacgacgctGGGAAATTCAGCCTTGCCCCCGAGAACACCAAAACTTGTGTAACCGCTGGCTGGCGATGCCGCTCGCAGGTCTGGCACCGAGCGGGTTTTGCAGTGACAAATCTCACAGCGGGTCCGAGAAAGCGCGGCATCATCCCGGCTCCTCCACGCGGCCTAATGCCCCCTCCCGGATCCCCTGCGGCTCCGGTGAAATCCGCCTCGGTGCACAAATTCACAGCTGCGGGAGGTTTGTTGGAATCTTAGCCTAAGCGAGGCTTGAGCTCGGACACTGCCACCAGCCACCACTTACTGCTTAAGAAACTCCTGCACCGACCAGGTGCAAGATCCCACGGAGCGGGAAGACAAAGTTTTCAGGACAAAAGCTCCTTGCCTTTAACTCCCGTGTATTTTCCAGCTTTCCCTGACGAGCAGAAGCACCGGAGGCAGGCAACGTTACACAAATGGGTACGCCCACAAGAGAAATGGCTCCCTAACCTCCAGCCGTCTTTATTCGGAGAGGAAGAGATGGGACCGAAGCGTTCCCCACGCTCCGAGATGCTCGTCGGGACTTCCCTAGCTGGGCTCTCTGGGGTGCTCGCCCTGCAGACCACCGCGCTCCTCGGACATCgcatctcttccctccccccccccccacctctccttcaCCGCTCCGTTTCTCAACGGGTTTGTTTTTGCAGACCGGCAGAAAAACGTGGCTGTCCAGTGGCAGTCCGCGGACCACGGCCGGAGGGTCGCCGGGCCAGCAACGCGCAGCGCAGCCGCGTCTCTTCGGCTGTAGGCTTTCGTTTGAAGAACGGGATGGCAAAGTCCCGGGGAGCGCTGGACGCAACGCGGCAGGGAAAGAAACTCAGAATGTTGCAAATGACAAAGCAAAGCGGTGGCCCTGGCCGGATGACGCAGCAAAACCAATCTAGCCAGAAtggaattattattaattttcttttttttttttttttaaaatacagcagatgGACccacttttttttgggggggggggggcagaaaaaaataaaatactcctTGTGTAAGAACTGTTTCCCTCCTTAACTCTGCCATTCTGCTCCTTCAAAGGGTGAAAGACTCTTCAGTGCAACCTCCAAGGGAAGGAGACGCCGCAGGAAAGTAATCCTTTACTTTGAGATAAACGGAAGCGGGAAGAAGTCAAATCACACAGGCTGGCAGGAttaaaaggggagaggggagagaaagaaatagcAGAGTTAAAGGACACCTTTGTGCTTTTTGGCGTGTTTCTCACACCCTGGCCATACTCTAAAAATGTTCCCTtcaagtccaaaaaaaaaaaaaacaaacccccaaacaaaaaccccagaagaAAGACTGCACGGAGAAGCTGGCTAGATAAAGCACAACGGTGGAAGTGACCCGCATGGGAAAACACTACCTTACTTCTCTCACGCTCGGGCGCCTGTTCTGAGAAtgattttctgctgctgcttctttggaaagacacaaaaaacagaagaagaagaagaagaagaagaagaagaaagcatcgcatcccccgcccccaccccccctctTATGGGTCAGTACAGGTAATAAAATAACTCCTCTGGGTAACTATCCGATAAGCTTTAGTAATACTGCTGTTATAAGACAGGAAAGGTTCTGAAACACTTGGCCtaaaaggaaaagggaggcacagttttagaaaaagatgctttttttttttttttatacaaaaatagaCCATAGTCTCATTAGCAATTAATAAAATTGGCTGCCTTGGTATAAAATTATAAAAGTCAAAGACAGACAGGTCTCAATCTTCCCAGCATTGGTACGTGAAGGTTAATGCAGGCAGACTGGACCCCGCATGCTGGAGAGGCCACTGCAAAACGTTTACACCCGCTGCTTCCAAACGCACAAGCggataaaaaaaatggttttgtgggttttttttttgttttgatgggtttttttgtgtttttttttgttttgttgtttttttgttttggtttggtgttttttttttttttacatgaaggaTCCACTTCTGCACTGCACAAGGCACTCAGTGCAGATCCCCGGGCTGATCCCCTCCTACTGACACAACCACCTCAAGAGAGCACACACCGGAGATGACAAAAGCAGGAACAAACAACGAGAGCTCTGGGTACTTGGTGTATTTAACGCGGTGCCATGTAGAGCAGACAGCTTGCATATGAACAGTCGCAGGTGCCAG encodes:
- the ISYNA1 gene encoding LOW QUALITY PROTEIN: inositol-3-phosphate synthase 1 (The sequence of the model RefSeq protein was modified relative to this genomic sequence to represent the inferred CDS: inserted 6 bases in 4 codons; deleted 3 bases in 2 codons; substituted 1 base at 1 genomic stop codon), translating into MAETFLVESPDITYSKDFIEAKYTYSTVHVCKENGVTKVRPCSTRFTLGRGRQVPRLGVMLVGWGGNNGTTVTAAVLANKLGLSWMTKTGRKKANYYGSLLQASTVCLGTAPPATSTCLPXDLLPMVHPNDIVFDVGWDISSLNLAEAMRRAEVLDWPLQEQLWPHLEKMKPRPSIYIPEFIAANQEERADNVLRGSMAEQVEQIRRDIQDFKETSGVDKVIVLWTANTERFCDVVPGLNDTAANLLWAIERGLEVSPSTXLCRGSILEGCAYINGSPQNTFVPGVVELATQLHVFICGDDFKSGQTKLKSVLVDFLVGAGLRYTKSIVSYNHXGNNDGKNLSAPQQFRSKEISKSNVVDDTVQANPVLYGPQDKPDHCVVIKYVPYVGDSKRALDEYTSEIMMGGTNTIVIHNTCEDSLLASPIILDLAILTELCQRVTFCTEADPEFQXFHSVLSIVAFLCKAPLVPEGTPVVNALFRQRSCIENILRXPGGPRALVGPPGAAPQNHMLLEHKMQRPAPSPTRACPGGAACPLSPKKAPAATQLNGHPCPGAPRPESPGTPLHVDGAD